Genomic DNA from Halodesulfovibrio sp. MK-HDV:
GGCCATATACCAGAATGGCCATAATCAAAACTACCCGTGGGATTCTGTAATAACATTCTATTTTCAGTATAGATCATTCTTTGGTGCTGCTCCGAGGGTTCTTGAAGTCGGATGCGGAACTGGAAGTAATATTAGAGCGCTAGCAGGAGAGGGAGCCGTTGTGACGGGTGTCGATGGTTCTGTGACTGCAATTACTGATGCAAAAAAGCGTTTTGAGCAGGCTGGAGTCAACGGTGATTTGTTGGTGAAGGATTTTACTCAAATTACTTACCCTCCTGATTCCTTTGATATGGCGATTGATAGAGGCTCTATTTATTGCTGTTCAAGGGAAGATGCCCGAAAGGTTGTGCAGTTAATAGCGGATTCTATGGTTCAGGGGGGAGTTTTCTTCATGCAGATGTATAGCAAGAAACATTCGTATTATACATCTACTCAAAATGGTCTGAATGAAGAAAGTATAGAGCCGTTAATTGTGGCAGGTGGATGTGGAACATTTTATTCCGAGGAAGAACTTCGTTCTCTTTTCTCTGATGAGTGGGAGTTCGTGGAGTTTGATGAGGTAGTAAAAACGAGCCTTTTTGATAAGTTTGTTCATTC
This window encodes:
- a CDS encoding class I SAM-dependent methyltransferase, whose amino-acid sequence is MSEAFDPAWEAIYQNGHNQNYPWDSVITFYFQYRSFFGAAPRVLEVGCGTGSNIRALAGEGAVVTGVDGSVTAITDAKKRFEQAGVNGDLLVKDFTQITYPPDSFDMAIDRGSIYCCSREDARKVVQLIADSMVQGGVFFMQMYSKKHSYYTSTQNGLNEESIEPLIVAGGCGTFYSEEELRSLFSDEWEFVEFDEVVKTSLFDKFVHSAFNVVAKKK